In Alosa sapidissima isolate fAloSap1 chromosome 11, fAloSap1.pri, whole genome shotgun sequence, a single window of DNA contains:
- the sh3gl3b gene encoding endophilin-A3b isoform X1 encodes MSVAGLKKQFHKASQLLNEKINGAEGTKLDEEFLKMEKKIDVTHKLVLELVPKTTEYLQPNPACRAKLGVLNTVSRIRGQVKTVGYPQTEGLLGECMLRYGRELGADSAFGCALVDIGEALKQMAQARDVLDVQVKHSFIDPLQTLQEKDLKEIAYHLRKMEGRRLDFDYKKRRKGRISCQELKLAFEKFEESRDLAERSMFNLLENDVEQVSNLSALVEAALDYHRQSCLILENLSSVLQNRLIIASNRPKREFSPKSVTGRGSHAECNGFSNTPTLRISDSSPQQFSGVTMNGGVNEKTFSTADPFTRLPPRPESPPHTIYSTVDQIMTSPQRPESPPNSIYSTVDQFTFLSQRPGSPPSISEGESPLDQPCCRALYNFEPENEGELGFKEGDLIILTNQIDENWYEGMISGESGFFPINYVNVLVPLPQ; translated from the exons ATGTCAGTAGCGggactaaagaaacaatttcatAAAGCAAGCCAG CTACTAAATGAAAAGATTAATGGGGCGGAAGGAACCAAACTGGATGAGGAGTTCCTCAAAATGGAAAAG AAAATTGATGTAACCCATAAACTGGTTCTTGAACTTGTGCCAAAAACCACAGAGTACCTCCAACCGAACCCAG CTTGTAGAGCCAAACTTGGTGTGCTCAACACCGTCTCAAGGATCCGTGGGCAGGTGAAGACTGTGGGTTACCCCCAAACAGAGGGGCTTCTGGGAGAATGCATGCTCCGCTACGGCAGAGAGCTCGGGGCTGACTCTGCCTTTG GCTGCGCGTTGGTGGACATTGGTGAGGCGCTGAAACAGATGGCCCAGGCCAGGGACGTCCTGGACGTTCAGGTGAAGCACAGCTTCATAGACCCACTCCAGACGCTACAGGAAAAGGACCTGAAGGAGATCGCG TACCACTTAAGGAAGATGGAGGGTCGGCGGTTAGACTTTGACTACAAGAAGCGACGCAAGGGCAGAATCAGCTGTCAGGAGCTCAAACTAGCCTTCGAAAAGTTTGAGGAGTCCCGGGATCTGGCAGAAAGAAGCATGTTCAACCTTCTAGAGAATGAT GTGGAGCAGGTGAGTAACCTGTCTGCTCTAGTAGAGGCAGCGTTGGACTACCACAGGCAGTCGTGCCTGATCCTGGAAAACCTGAGCAGTGTTCTCCAAAACCG ATTAATTATTGCAAGCAACCGGCCTAAGAGAGAGTTTAGCCCAAAGTCTGTCACTGGTAGAGGAAGCCACGCTGAATGCAATGGATTCTCCAACACCCCTACCTTACGCATATCTGACAGCTCACCACAACAGTTTTCAG GTGTTACGATGAATGGTGGTGTGAATGAAAAAA CATTTTCTACAGCTGATCCGTTCACAAGGTTACCTCCAAGGCCAGAAAGTCCTCCACACACAA TATACTCCACAGTGGACCAGATCATGACCTCACCCCAAAGGCCAGAAAGTCCACCCAATAGCA TTTACTCTACAGTTGATCAGTTCACGTTCCTGTCCCAGAGGCCTGGGAGTCCTCCAAGCATTA gtgaaGGAGAGTCCCCCCTGGACCAGCCCTGCTGCCGCGCTCTCTACAACTTTGAACCAGAGAACGAAGGTGAGCTGGGCTTCAAGGAAGGCGACCTCATCATCCTCACCAACCAGATCGATGAAAACTGGTACGAAGGCATGATCAGTGGCGAGTCCGGCTTCTTCCCCATCAACTACGTCAACGTCCTTGTGCCTTTGCCCCAGTGA
- the sh3gl3b gene encoding endophilin-A3b isoform X2, translating to MEKKIDVTHKLVLELVPKTTEYLQPNPACRAKLGVLNTVSRIRGQVKTVGYPQTEGLLGECMLRYGRELGADSAFGCALVDIGEALKQMAQARDVLDVQVKHSFIDPLQTLQEKDLKEIAYHLRKMEGRRLDFDYKKRRKGRISCQELKLAFEKFEESRDLAERSMFNLLENDVEQVSNLSALVEAALDYHRQSCLILENLSSVLQNRLIIASNRPKREFSPKSVTGRGSHAECNGFSNTPTLRISDSSPQQFSGVTMNGGVNEKTFSTADPFTRLPPRPESPPHTIYSTVDQIMTSPQRPESPPNSIYSTVDQFTFLSQRPGSPPSISEGESPLDQPCCRALYNFEPENEGELGFKEGDLIILTNQIDENWYEGMISGESGFFPINYVNVLVPLPQ from the exons ATGGAAAAG AAAATTGATGTAACCCATAAACTGGTTCTTGAACTTGTGCCAAAAACCACAGAGTACCTCCAACCGAACCCAG CTTGTAGAGCCAAACTTGGTGTGCTCAACACCGTCTCAAGGATCCGTGGGCAGGTGAAGACTGTGGGTTACCCCCAAACAGAGGGGCTTCTGGGAGAATGCATGCTCCGCTACGGCAGAGAGCTCGGGGCTGACTCTGCCTTTG GCTGCGCGTTGGTGGACATTGGTGAGGCGCTGAAACAGATGGCCCAGGCCAGGGACGTCCTGGACGTTCAGGTGAAGCACAGCTTCATAGACCCACTCCAGACGCTACAGGAAAAGGACCTGAAGGAGATCGCG TACCACTTAAGGAAGATGGAGGGTCGGCGGTTAGACTTTGACTACAAGAAGCGACGCAAGGGCAGAATCAGCTGTCAGGAGCTCAAACTAGCCTTCGAAAAGTTTGAGGAGTCCCGGGATCTGGCAGAAAGAAGCATGTTCAACCTTCTAGAGAATGAT GTGGAGCAGGTGAGTAACCTGTCTGCTCTAGTAGAGGCAGCGTTGGACTACCACAGGCAGTCGTGCCTGATCCTGGAAAACCTGAGCAGTGTTCTCCAAAACCG ATTAATTATTGCAAGCAACCGGCCTAAGAGAGAGTTTAGCCCAAAGTCTGTCACTGGTAGAGGAAGCCACGCTGAATGCAATGGATTCTCCAACACCCCTACCTTACGCATATCTGACAGCTCACCACAACAGTTTTCAG GTGTTACGATGAATGGTGGTGTGAATGAAAAAA CATTTTCTACAGCTGATCCGTTCACAAGGTTACCTCCAAGGCCAGAAAGTCCTCCACACACAA TATACTCCACAGTGGACCAGATCATGACCTCACCCCAAAGGCCAGAAAGTCCACCCAATAGCA TTTACTCTACAGTTGATCAGTTCACGTTCCTGTCCCAGAGGCCTGGGAGTCCTCCAAGCATTA gtgaaGGAGAGTCCCCCCTGGACCAGCCCTGCTGCCGCGCTCTCTACAACTTTGAACCAGAGAACGAAGGTGAGCTGGGCTTCAAGGAAGGCGACCTCATCATCCTCACCAACCAGATCGATGAAAACTGGTACGAAGGCATGATCAGTGGCGAGTCCGGCTTCTTCCCCATCAACTACGTCAACGTCCTTGTGCCTTTGCCCCAGTGA
- the nedd1 gene encoding protein NEDD1 isoform X2: MEEVLRLVSSGDCIKIWDSSSMKVLDQFSPHSSTHPVSQVCWTSNNQYLISASSVGDKVVVSSLKTSPIPVIELAEGKKQTRVSINSTSQYLVSGGLDGIVNIWDLKTKKLYRNLKDHKQEVTCVSYNASDSYIVSGSISGELILHNVSKNLSSKPFGHGAIQPVRDLRYSVVKRGMLGSISDVGTVALWDATTQKELHTFDPAHKGPASGLAFSPANDLLFGSVGLDKKFICYDTSSRVIVRNIKVDSPLTAIEFFPDGSTLVLGSTQGQILQYDLRNLSAPVKTVAGHKTSITCLRFQSTQIRRKSSKLVSGKSSVSQPKRTSGKPSTPQAGTLTPTPAVPSPEPYCGERGDGQAHSTGMGLDGFSREADGQHSTDPLHSMDKAARVGRTSLDIFSPIRESTNTEMRGGRNSLDIFSPVCDDHKLHGSGLESSGKRGGDLDLAPPFTGVSAQRKTPLGTTGGRCYSPLSVFQTPPPIKEEEAPTETQDGKMSERNGGSSSQESDSLATPPALQNLRMQSSIPAYLTPEITHRRANDVTAHLTYNSPFNGARPTLATGAGASESVATSLSDRIVETIGAEGAAAPLTNQQIVFIRNMIQETLEDLRDSCHRDIVNLQVEMVRQFCIQLNEFHEVVEKYSVNNSLLEEIEKLREENRRLRTNY, translated from the exons ATGGAAGAGGTCCTGCGGCTCGTGTCGTCGGGCGACTGCATTAAGATATGGGACTCGAGCTCCATGAAAGTTTTGGACCAATTTAGTCCACACAGCAGCACGCATCCGGTGTCTCAGGTTTGCTGGACCAGCAACA ACCAGTACCTCATCAGTGCCAGCAGCGTTGGAGACAAGGTTGTCGTGTCCAGCCTCAAGACCTCCCCCATTCCAGTGATCGAGCTTGCTGAAGGG AAAAAGCAAACTCGGGTCAGCATCAATTCCACATCTCAGTACTTGGTGAGCGGTGGTCTTGATGGCATTGTCAACATTTGGGACTTGAAGACAAAGAAGCTTTACCGCAACCTTAAG gATCACAAACAAGAAGTCACGTGTGTGTCTTACAATGCCAGCGACAGTTACATTGTCTCTGGCTCCATCAGTGGTGAGCTCATTCTACACAACGTCTCCAAGAACCTGTCCAGCAAGCCCTTTGGTCATGGAGCTATTCAG CCTGTCCGTGACCTGAGGTACTCGGTGGTGAAGCGCGGCATGCTGGGCAGCATCTCAGACGTGGGCACAGTGGCTCTGTGGGATGCCACCACACAGAAAGAGCTGCACACATTTGACCCCGCCCACAAAGGGCCGGCCTCTGGCCTGGCCTTCTCCCCAGCCAACGACCTTCTGTTCGGATCAGTGGGACTGGACAAGAAGTTCATCTGTTATGACACCAGCAGCAGAGT TATCGTGCGCAACATAAAGGTGGACTCTCCCCTCACTGCAATCGAGTTCTTCCCCGATGGGTCCACTCTGGTCCTTGGTTCCACCCAGGGTCAGATACTGCAGTATGACCTTCGCAATCTCAGCGCTCCGGTGAAAACTGTTGCAGGGCACAAGACGTCCATCACCTGCCTGCGCTTCCAGAGCACCCAGATTAGACGCAAG TCGAGTAAATTGGTTTCGGGAAAGTCCTCTGTTTCCCAACCGAAGAGGACCTCAGGGAAACCAAGCACTCCGCAGGCGGGGACCTTGACCCCAACCCCCGCAGTGCCCAGCCCCGAGCCTtactgtggagagagaggagacggcCAGGCCCACAGCACAG GGATGGGCCTGGATGGGTTCTCACGAGAAGCTGATggccagcacagcacagacccGCTGCACAGCATGGACAAGGCGGCGCGCGTGGGGCGGACCAGTCTGGACATTTTCTCTCCaatcagagaga GCACCAACACAGAGATGCGGGGAGGACGCAACAGCCTGGACATCTTTTCTCCTGTCTGTGATG ATCATAAACTTCACGGATCTGGCCTAGAATCCAGTGGAAAGAGAGGAGGTG ATCTTGATTTGGCGCCTCCGTTCACGGGCGTGTCGGCGCAGCGTAAGACCCCTCTGGGCACGACGGGGGGACGCTGCTACAGCCCCCTGTCGGTGTTCCAAACCCCGCCCCCCATCAAAGAGGAGGAGGCCCCAACGGAGACGCAAGACGGCAAAATG TCTGAGAGGAATGGTGGGAGCTCAAGCCAGGAGTCTGATAGCCTGGCCACACCCCCAGCACTACAGAACTTGCGAATGCAATCATCTATCCCAGCATACCTCACTCCGGAGATCACCCACAGGAGGGCCAATGACGTCACAGCTCATCTGACCTACAATTCACCCTTTAATGGAGCACGTCCTACACTTGCTACAG GAGCAGGGGCGTCTGAATCAGTGGCCACCTCGCTGTCCGACCGGATAGTGGAAACCATCGGAGCAGAAGGGGCTGCAGCTCCTCTCACCAACCAACAGATCGTCTTCATCCGCAACATGATCCAGGAGACGCTGGAGGACCTCAG AGACTCCTGTCACAGAGACATAGTGAACCTACAGGTGGAGATGGTGCGGCAGTTCTGCATCCAGCTG AATGAGTTCCATGAGGTGGTGGAAAAGTACTCGGTGAACAACTCGCTTCTTGAGGAGATTGAGAAGCTAAGGGAGGAGAACCGACGCCTCAGAACCAACTATTAA
- the nedd1 gene encoding protein NEDD1 isoform X1 — MEEVLRLVSSGDCIKIWDSSSMKVLDQFSPHSSTHPVSQVCWTSNNQYLISASSVGDKVVVSSLKTSPIPVIELAEGKKQTRVSINSTSQYLVSGGLDGIVNIWDLKTKKLYRNLKDHKQEVTCVSYNASDSYIVSGSISGELILHNVSKNLSSKPFGHGAIQPVRDLRYSVVKRGMLGSISDVGTVALWDATTQKELHTFDPAHKGPASGLAFSPANDLLFGSVGLDKKFICYDTSSRVIVRNIKVDSPLTAIEFFPDGSTLVLGSTQGQILQYDLRNLSAPVKTVAGHKTSITCLRFQSTQIRRKSSKLVSGKSSVSQPKRTSGKPSTPQAGTLTPTPAVPSPEPYCGERGDGQAHSTGMGLDGFSREADGQHSTDPLHSMDKAARVGRTSLDIFSPIRESTNTEMRGGRNSLDIFSPVCDDHKLHGSGLESSGKRGGDLDLAPPFTGVSAQRKTPLGTTGGRCYSPLSVFQTPPPIKEEEAPTETQDGKMSERNGGSSSQESDSLATPPALQNLRMQSSIPAYLTPEITHRRANDVTAHLTYNSPFNGARPTLATAGAGASESVATSLSDRIVETIGAEGAAAPLTNQQIVFIRNMIQETLEDLRDSCHRDIVNLQVEMVRQFCIQLNEFHEVVEKYSVNNSLLEEIEKLREENRRLRTNY, encoded by the exons ATGGAAGAGGTCCTGCGGCTCGTGTCGTCGGGCGACTGCATTAAGATATGGGACTCGAGCTCCATGAAAGTTTTGGACCAATTTAGTCCACACAGCAGCACGCATCCGGTGTCTCAGGTTTGCTGGACCAGCAACA ACCAGTACCTCATCAGTGCCAGCAGCGTTGGAGACAAGGTTGTCGTGTCCAGCCTCAAGACCTCCCCCATTCCAGTGATCGAGCTTGCTGAAGGG AAAAAGCAAACTCGGGTCAGCATCAATTCCACATCTCAGTACTTGGTGAGCGGTGGTCTTGATGGCATTGTCAACATTTGGGACTTGAAGACAAAGAAGCTTTACCGCAACCTTAAG gATCACAAACAAGAAGTCACGTGTGTGTCTTACAATGCCAGCGACAGTTACATTGTCTCTGGCTCCATCAGTGGTGAGCTCATTCTACACAACGTCTCCAAGAACCTGTCCAGCAAGCCCTTTGGTCATGGAGCTATTCAG CCTGTCCGTGACCTGAGGTACTCGGTGGTGAAGCGCGGCATGCTGGGCAGCATCTCAGACGTGGGCACAGTGGCTCTGTGGGATGCCACCACACAGAAAGAGCTGCACACATTTGACCCCGCCCACAAAGGGCCGGCCTCTGGCCTGGCCTTCTCCCCAGCCAACGACCTTCTGTTCGGATCAGTGGGACTGGACAAGAAGTTCATCTGTTATGACACCAGCAGCAGAGT TATCGTGCGCAACATAAAGGTGGACTCTCCCCTCACTGCAATCGAGTTCTTCCCCGATGGGTCCACTCTGGTCCTTGGTTCCACCCAGGGTCAGATACTGCAGTATGACCTTCGCAATCTCAGCGCTCCGGTGAAAACTGTTGCAGGGCACAAGACGTCCATCACCTGCCTGCGCTTCCAGAGCACCCAGATTAGACGCAAG TCGAGTAAATTGGTTTCGGGAAAGTCCTCTGTTTCCCAACCGAAGAGGACCTCAGGGAAACCAAGCACTCCGCAGGCGGGGACCTTGACCCCAACCCCCGCAGTGCCCAGCCCCGAGCCTtactgtggagagagaggagacggcCAGGCCCACAGCACAG GGATGGGCCTGGATGGGTTCTCACGAGAAGCTGATggccagcacagcacagacccGCTGCACAGCATGGACAAGGCGGCGCGCGTGGGGCGGACCAGTCTGGACATTTTCTCTCCaatcagagaga GCACCAACACAGAGATGCGGGGAGGACGCAACAGCCTGGACATCTTTTCTCCTGTCTGTGATG ATCATAAACTTCACGGATCTGGCCTAGAATCCAGTGGAAAGAGAGGAGGTG ATCTTGATTTGGCGCCTCCGTTCACGGGCGTGTCGGCGCAGCGTAAGACCCCTCTGGGCACGACGGGGGGACGCTGCTACAGCCCCCTGTCGGTGTTCCAAACCCCGCCCCCCATCAAAGAGGAGGAGGCCCCAACGGAGACGCAAGACGGCAAAATG TCTGAGAGGAATGGTGGGAGCTCAAGCCAGGAGTCTGATAGCCTGGCCACACCCCCAGCACTACAGAACTTGCGAATGCAATCATCTATCCCAGCATACCTCACTCCGGAGATCACCCACAGGAGGGCCAATGACGTCACAGCTCATCTGACCTACAATTCACCCTTTAATGGAGCACGTCCTACACTTGCTACAG CAGGAGCAGGGGCGTCTGAATCAGTGGCCACCTCGCTGTCCGACCGGATAGTGGAAACCATCGGAGCAGAAGGGGCTGCAGCTCCTCTCACCAACCAACAGATCGTCTTCATCCGCAACATGATCCAGGAGACGCTGGAGGACCTCAG AGACTCCTGTCACAGAGACATAGTGAACCTACAGGTGGAGATGGTGCGGCAGTTCTGCATCCAGCTG AATGAGTTCCATGAGGTGGTGGAAAAGTACTCGGTGAACAACTCGCTTCTTGAGGAGATTGAGAAGCTAAGGGAGGAGAACCGACGCCTCAGAACCAACTATTAA
- the nedd1 gene encoding protein NEDD1 isoform X3, with protein MEEVLRLVSSGDCIKIWDSSSMKVLDQFSPHSSTHPVSQVCWTSNNQYLISASSVGDKVVVSSLKTSPIPVIELAEGKKQTRVSINSTSQYLVSGGLDGIVNIWDLKTKKLYRNLKDHKQEVTCVSYNASDSYIVSGSISGELILHNVSKNLSSKPFGHGAIQPVRDLRYSVVKRGMLGSISDVGTVALWDATTQKELHTFDPAHKGPASGLAFSPANDLLFGSVGLDKKFICYDTSSRVIVRNIKVDSPLTAIEFFPDGSTLVLGSTQGQILQYDLRNLSAPVKTVAGHKTSITCLRFQSTQIRRKSSKLVSGKSSVSQPKRTSGKPSTPQAGTLTPTPAVPSPEPYCGERGDGQAHSTGMGLDGFSREADGQHSTDPLHSMDKAARVGRTSLDIFSPIRESTNTEMRGGRNSLDIFSPVCDDHKLHGSGLESSGKRGDLDLAPPFTGVSAQRKTPLGTTGGRCYSPLSVFQTPPPIKEEEAPTETQDGKMSERNGGSSSQESDSLATPPALQNLRMQSSIPAYLTPEITHRRANDVTAHLTYNSPFNGARPTLATAGAGASESVATSLSDRIVETIGAEGAAAPLTNQQIVFIRNMIQETLEDLRDSCHRDIVNLQVEMVRQFCIQLNEFHEVVEKYSVNNSLLEEIEKLREENRRLRTNY; from the exons ATGGAAGAGGTCCTGCGGCTCGTGTCGTCGGGCGACTGCATTAAGATATGGGACTCGAGCTCCATGAAAGTTTTGGACCAATTTAGTCCACACAGCAGCACGCATCCGGTGTCTCAGGTTTGCTGGACCAGCAACA ACCAGTACCTCATCAGTGCCAGCAGCGTTGGAGACAAGGTTGTCGTGTCCAGCCTCAAGACCTCCCCCATTCCAGTGATCGAGCTTGCTGAAGGG AAAAAGCAAACTCGGGTCAGCATCAATTCCACATCTCAGTACTTGGTGAGCGGTGGTCTTGATGGCATTGTCAACATTTGGGACTTGAAGACAAAGAAGCTTTACCGCAACCTTAAG gATCACAAACAAGAAGTCACGTGTGTGTCTTACAATGCCAGCGACAGTTACATTGTCTCTGGCTCCATCAGTGGTGAGCTCATTCTACACAACGTCTCCAAGAACCTGTCCAGCAAGCCCTTTGGTCATGGAGCTATTCAG CCTGTCCGTGACCTGAGGTACTCGGTGGTGAAGCGCGGCATGCTGGGCAGCATCTCAGACGTGGGCACAGTGGCTCTGTGGGATGCCACCACACAGAAAGAGCTGCACACATTTGACCCCGCCCACAAAGGGCCGGCCTCTGGCCTGGCCTTCTCCCCAGCCAACGACCTTCTGTTCGGATCAGTGGGACTGGACAAGAAGTTCATCTGTTATGACACCAGCAGCAGAGT TATCGTGCGCAACATAAAGGTGGACTCTCCCCTCACTGCAATCGAGTTCTTCCCCGATGGGTCCACTCTGGTCCTTGGTTCCACCCAGGGTCAGATACTGCAGTATGACCTTCGCAATCTCAGCGCTCCGGTGAAAACTGTTGCAGGGCACAAGACGTCCATCACCTGCCTGCGCTTCCAGAGCACCCAGATTAGACGCAAG TCGAGTAAATTGGTTTCGGGAAAGTCCTCTGTTTCCCAACCGAAGAGGACCTCAGGGAAACCAAGCACTCCGCAGGCGGGGACCTTGACCCCAACCCCCGCAGTGCCCAGCCCCGAGCCTtactgtggagagagaggagacggcCAGGCCCACAGCACAG GGATGGGCCTGGATGGGTTCTCACGAGAAGCTGATggccagcacagcacagacccGCTGCACAGCATGGACAAGGCGGCGCGCGTGGGGCGGACCAGTCTGGACATTTTCTCTCCaatcagagaga GCACCAACACAGAGATGCGGGGAGGACGCAACAGCCTGGACATCTTTTCTCCTGTCTGTGATG ATCATAAACTTCACGGATCTGGCCTAGAATCCAGTGGAAAGAGAGGAG ATCTTGATTTGGCGCCTCCGTTCACGGGCGTGTCGGCGCAGCGTAAGACCCCTCTGGGCACGACGGGGGGACGCTGCTACAGCCCCCTGTCGGTGTTCCAAACCCCGCCCCCCATCAAAGAGGAGGAGGCCCCAACGGAGACGCAAGACGGCAAAATG TCTGAGAGGAATGGTGGGAGCTCAAGCCAGGAGTCTGATAGCCTGGCCACACCCCCAGCACTACAGAACTTGCGAATGCAATCATCTATCCCAGCATACCTCACTCCGGAGATCACCCACAGGAGGGCCAATGACGTCACAGCTCATCTGACCTACAATTCACCCTTTAATGGAGCACGTCCTACACTTGCTACAG CAGGAGCAGGGGCGTCTGAATCAGTGGCCACCTCGCTGTCCGACCGGATAGTGGAAACCATCGGAGCAGAAGGGGCTGCAGCTCCTCTCACCAACCAACAGATCGTCTTCATCCGCAACATGATCCAGGAGACGCTGGAGGACCTCAG AGACTCCTGTCACAGAGACATAGTGAACCTACAGGTGGAGATGGTGCGGCAGTTCTGCATCCAGCTG AATGAGTTCCATGAGGTGGTGGAAAAGTACTCGGTGAACAACTCGCTTCTTGAGGAGATTGAGAAGCTAAGGGAGGAGAACCGACGCCTCAGAACCAACTATTAA
- the lyrm5b gene encoding LYR motif-containing protein 5B, with amino-acid sequence MTNLLRGEVIQLYKNLLYLGREYPKGADYFRGRLRAAFAKNKYVQDPEKIRELIGRGEFVVKELEALYYLRKYRAMKRRYYEDGQS; translated from the exons ATGACCAATCTTTTGCGGGGTGAAGTTATCCAATTATATAAAAAC TTGCTGTATCTCGGACGGGAGTACCCAAAAGGCGCAGACTACTTCAGAGGGCGCCTTAGAGCAGCGTTTGCGAAGAACAAGTATGTTCAAGACCCAGAAAAAATCAGAGAACTCATCGGACGCGGGGAGTTCGTGGTAAAAGAACTGGAAGCTTTGTACTACCTTAGGAAGTATCGAGCAATGAAAAGACGCTATTATGAGGATGGGCAATCATAG